The region AACTCCTCTAATTCTTTATCGGTCATCGTTAATCCATCAACCTTAATCTGAGAAATACGTCTTTTAATTTCATCAACAATTACTGGATCAGCGATATCTTCAATATACATAATAGCAATATCTGTCTTAGATTGATCTCCGACTTTAAGAATTTCATTTCGAAGTTTTCCTGTACGGATACGTCGACGTGTTAAGGCTGTATTCACAATAATGTTTTCAGTATATCCATCTCGAGAACCACGAACGGTTTTTTCGGTGTCTGGCTCTGAAGGACCGCGACCTGGGTAGCTCCTTACATCAACAATGAAAGCTTCAGTTTCCTCATCAATAATAATTCCAATTAATCCGCTTAAAACAGCAGTATAAATATCTTCTAATTTTTCCGTTGAATTAACTTGTTGATGGACTAAACGATTATGAATGGTTTGCAAAACATCGTGACCTGGCTCAGGCAAACTATTTAAGAGTAATAACTGAGTCATTAAATCAACAATTAAATCCGAATTAATTAGACCAGTCACATAATAAAGTTGTAACCGTCGTCCCATGACAACAATTTCACGTTTACCAACATCAAAACTTTTTCCAATTCCTAATCTTTCTTCTAAGATGGCTTGGTTTTCATCAATATTTTTTTCAACAGGTGTATATGGATCATAACCCATCGTATCCCACCTTCCCTTCTAATTCAATCATCCTTTTGGTTTAAAAATTAATGCGACGATAAAAGCAAATAAAATAGCAGATGTAATTCCTGCAGCTGTTAAGTCAAACATCCCCATCCCAATTCCTATGGCACCAATTTGCTCAGATTTTTCTAAAGCCCCATGAATGACTGAATGACCAAAGCTCATAATCGGTAATTGAGCTCCTGCTCCTGCGAATTCAATTAACTTATCATATAAATTGAAAACATCAAGTGCTGCCCCTATAACCACAAAACTACACGTAATATGTGCCGGAGTTAATTTAAAATAATCTAAAATCAGCTGTCCTAAGGCACAAATAATTCCTCCAACAATAAAAGCATTAAAAAATATCATGTTGTCTATTCGCCTCTTTCTTTAATTAACATAAAATTCTACTCTGCAACTAGGGCAACAGCATGAGCGATACATGGAATTGTTTCTTTTTGTTGTAAAATAATTGGATTTAATAAAGCTCCAGTCGCAACAACTAAGACTCGTTTAAGTTTCTTTTCAAGTAATAACTTTTTAATATATCCATACGTGACAACAGCACAACATCCACAACCACTTCCTCCTGCAAAAACGGGTTGATCAGGAGAAAAGATTAATTTTCCACAATCATTATGGTTGGCACTAATATCATATCCATCACTTTTTAATATATCGATTAAAATAGGGCTACCACAATGAGCTAAATCACCTGTTAAGATTAAATCATAATAATTGGGTTGTAATCCAAAATCATCTAAATGTTGTTTAATCGTTTGAGCAGCAGCGGGAGCCATTGCCGATCCCATATCATTTGCATTATTTTGAGCAGCATCGACGATCATTCCAACGGTTCCTGATTCAATACGAA is a window of Turicibacter sanguinis DNA encoding:
- the spoVAE gene encoding stage V sporulation protein AE; amino-acid sequence: MIFFNAFIVGGIICALGQLILDYFKLTPAHITCSFVVIGAALDVFNLYDKLIEFAGAGAQLPIMSFGHSVIHGALEKSEQIGAIGIGMGMFDLTAAGITSAILFAFIVALIFKPKG